ACGGTACAAAGAAGAAAAAGAAACCTTCGGAACGTTCAACGGTGACATGTGAGAAATGTTTTGCGACATTTTGGAGAGACCAGCTAGTGGACGGTTGTTGTCCATACTGCAAGGCAGAGATTGTTGAGAAGAAAAACATTCAAGACATTGAACAGGACAAATCAGATGTTCAATTAACAAAAATCAATCAAGGAATGGAATTTATTACCATTCAAGGCAAAGAAATAGAGGTCAAGACAGAAGAAGCGAAAGTGTATCGACGCGTCAAGACCTATGGTAAACGATACACAAAATGTCAGAACTTGTCAGAATTGAAAGCATTCCGATTGCTCAACGGCTATCAACCAGGTTGGTTGTGGCACAAACAAAAAGAATTAAATTTATGGAGATAATAAACATGGCACTTTTTTCAGTAAATTATGAAGCAGCAGAACAATTTTCATCTATCGAAGACGGAACATATGAAGTAGTTGTAGCTCAAGCAGAACAGTCAGCAAGTCAAAGTGGAACAGATTTCTTAGATATCCGTCTTAAAATTCGGGATGATTTCCAACAGAAATTCCGTAACAACCTAATCTTTGATAAGGTATGGATCAATAAACAGACTCTTCAATATCCAGAGTGGGCATTGCAACGATATTCTAAAGCGGTTAAAATCCCTGAAGGTGTTGAAGTAAATACAATTGAACAATTCTTAGGCCTTATCATTGGTAAAACGTTGAAAGTGACTGTAAAAAATGAACAGTCAGAATATAACGGTAAGACCTACGATAACTTGAATATCAAGAAAATGGAGCAATCGGAATTGCCACCTTATTCTGGTGCAGTATCGTCTGAACCAACACCAGCCAAAGCAGATGATTTAGATTTACCATTCTAATCTATGGTTGGGATGGTAGATTATGCCCTTCATTATCAGAAACTAGGTTACTCGGTCATCCCAATAGACAAAAAGAGCAAACGTGCAATCACAAAATTTAAAGATAAAACATTTAGTGAGAATGAAATCCGAAGATTTTGGCACGAACAACCCGATGCGAATATCGCATGGAGGACAACCGATTTCTTTGTCATTGATATTGACGTATCGGTGACTGAGAACGGTTATGAGTCTTTGAAAGAATGGGAATTGTCTCAGTATATCCCTAAGACTTTAACCGCTACTACACCAAGCGGTGGGAAGCACATTTTCCTTAAAAAACCAAAAGGTATAGAGTTAAGTCAAGATATACGAGTAAAACCAGGGATTGATATTAAGGCAAATAAAAACAATTATGTCTTGGTTGCACCTAGCAATAATGCCAAAGGAAGTTATAAGTGGGATAAGTCCACAGAACAGATGGCTGAAGCACCAGCTGAGATAATCTCAATCTTACAAACATCTAAACAACCCAAGGAACCTATGAGTTTTACGACTGATTATAGTCGAGGGGAATTCTCAAGCAAAACTGCTAAGCTATTTGAACAAGTCGTTTTCGGTTTGGGAGATAAAGGTGGTAGAAATAACGCCTTGGCAAGTTTCATAGGTGGATTGCTAATGCGTGGTGTGGATGTGGATGCAACTTATTTACTAGCAAAGATAGCAAATCACTATACTCCAGACAGTCTGCCAACGGATGAATTGGATAGGACGTTTGAAAGTATGGTTAGAAAGGAAATGGATAGAAGAGGTGGTTCTTGATTTAGAGAAATTAAAAAAAGAATATCGAAGCAACATTATCCAACATCCAGCTTATATTGAGAAAGCAAATGACTGGCGTGAGATTCGTCTAGCTTGTCGAGAATATCGTAAAAACTGGCTCGAAAACGTCAAATGGGAAGAGACCCAGTATGGTACGAAAGAAGAAAATAAAAAAGCGCCTACTCGTTTAACAGAATTAGCAGTGGCACAAGGTATGGAACAGATTTTATATATTGTGAATCTACCAAATGAACGGGTCGCAATCTATGATCCAGATAAAGGTTATTATCACAAAGACCCTAGTTTTGCTTACAAGGTTATTCGTTTGTTAGAGCCAAATTTTAGTGAAGCAAAATCCAAGAATGTTCTCTTCATGCTTGCTTCTACTCCACGGTTAAACCAACATGAGGGGTTCTCATGTGATTTTCCGATAGGGGAATACAAAGACCCTCGTAGGTTTATCCTAGTGAAGAACGGGATATACGATAAAAAAGAGAAATTACTACGACCATTCACACATGAGTTCGTCGCATTCTCGACCATCGGGACAGAATACGATCATTTTGCTAAATCGCCTGTAATTGACGGGTGGGATATTGATAGTTGGTTACTTGACCTTATGAGTGGAGATGAAGAACTGGTCGAACTAATCTGGCAGGTTATTTCAGCCAGTCTGAATGGGAATTACTCTTACAGGAAATCTATTTGGTTTGTCGGTGAGGGGAATGACGGTAAGGGTACTGTTCAGCAACTCATAACCAATCTGGTAGGTATGCGAAATGTGGCTAGCTTAAAACTTAATCAATTTTCAGAGCGATTTGCTCTATCGATGATTGAAGGTAAGACTGTTATCATCGGAGACGATGTGCAGGCTGGTATCTACGTAGATGAATCTTCAAATTTCAACTCTGTCGTGACTGGTGAGCCGGTCTTAGTCGAGGAAAAAAACAAACAACCTTATACAACCGTATTTAAAAAAACTGTCATTCAATCCACGAATGAATTACCACGTTTTAAAAATAAAACCAATGGTACATATAGACGGTTTGCGATTGTACCGTTTAAGAAATCATTTTCAAGCAAGGAAGATAACTGGGCGATTAAGGACGATTACATCTATCGCGAGGAAGTTCTTGAGTACGTTCTGAAGAAAGCCCTTGAGATTTCATTCGATCGCTTCATTGAACCGCAAGCCTCAATTGAGGCCTTGGAGGATTTCAAGGAATCCAACGATACGGTTAAGGCGTTCGTCAATGAATGGTTTGATAAATTTGAATCCACCCGTCTCCCTTCAAGGTTTTTGTGGTGGTTGTATCAGGAATGGTGCAGAGATGAAGGGGTCACAAAATTAACAAAACGTAAATTTGAAACACAATTAGCAAAAAATATCCCTGAGAATTGGGTGAAGAAAAAAATGAGACCTTCAGGGAAATTCATCCCTTCAGTAGATGTACCGAAACATTATATCGGATTCTCTTGGATGAATGATGAAAGTCAAATGACTACAACAGGGTATGAATTAGTTACCGTTTACCGTTAGGTTACCGTATGTTTTTATACTACGGTAACCTGATTTAAGCCTCATGTATCAAGGGTTTACCTTGTGTTGTTTACCGTGTTGCCTTTCTTTTCTATTGAAATAATAAAAAAATAAAATATAAAAATATATATAAAGAGAAAAGGTAATTGTAACGGTAACCTTTGGATAAAAAAATGGCGTAAACCCTTGATATAACTGAATTTTTGTTGTTTACCGTTCTAAAATCAATAACGGTAACTTTGGGAGGAAGGAATGAAGTCAGAACAAGAAGTGCAAAATGAAATTAGAGTCGCATTGACTCAAGCAGGATATACCGTTTTTCGAACGAATGTTGGAAAAGT
This portion of the Streptococcus mitis B6 genome encodes:
- a CDS encoding bifunctional DNA primase/polymerase, whose translation is MVGMVDYALHYQKLGYSVIPIDKKSKRAITKFKDKTFSENEIRRFWHEQPDANIAWRTTDFFVIDIDVSVTENGYESLKEWELSQYIPKTLTATTPSGGKHIFLKKPKGIELSQDIRVKPGIDIKANKNNYVLVAPSNNAKGSYKWDKSTEQMAEAPAEIISILQTSKQPKEPMSFTTDYSRGEFSSKTAKLFEQVVFGLGDKGGRNNALASFIGGLLMRGVDVDATYLLAKIANHYTPDSLPTDELDRTFESMVRKEMDRRGGS
- a CDS encoding DUF669 domain-containing protein is translated as MALFSVNYEAAEQFSSIEDGTYEVVVAQAEQSASQSGTDFLDIRLKIRDDFQQKFRNNLIFDKVWINKQTLQYPEWALQRYSKAVKIPEGVEVNTIEQFLGLIIGKTLKVTVKNEQSEYNGKTYDNLNIKKMEQSELPPYSGAVSSEPTPAKADDLDLPF
- a CDS encoding DNA primase family protein, with the translated sequence MNWIGRLKVWLERKWIEEVVLDLEKLKKEYRSNIIQHPAYIEKANDWREIRLACREYRKNWLENVKWEETQYGTKEENKKAPTRLTELAVAQGMEQILYIVNLPNERVAIYDPDKGYYHKDPSFAYKVIRLLEPNFSEAKSKNVLFMLASTPRLNQHEGFSCDFPIGEYKDPRRFILVKNGIYDKKEKLLRPFTHEFVAFSTIGTEYDHFAKSPVIDGWDIDSWLLDLMSGDEELVELIWQVISASLNGNYSYRKSIWFVGEGNDGKGTVQQLITNLVGMRNVASLKLNQFSERFALSMIEGKTVIIGDDVQAGIYVDESSNFNSVVTGEPVLVEEKNKQPYTTVFKKTVIQSTNELPRFKNKTNGTYRRFAIVPFKKSFSSKEDNWAIKDDYIYREEVLEYVLKKALEISFDRFIEPQASIEALEDFKESNDTVKAFVNEWFDKFESTRLPSRFLWWLYQEWCRDEGVTKLTKRKFETQLAKNIPENWVKKKMRPSGKFIPSVDVPKHYIGFSWMNDESQMTTTGYELVTVYR